The Hevea brasiliensis isolate MT/VB/25A 57/8 chromosome 1, ASM3005281v1, whole genome shotgun sequence genome has a window encoding:
- the LOC110634311 gene encoding protein PHYTOCHROME-DEPENDENT LATE-FLOWERING — translation MGVSFKVSKTGTRYHPKPVILPEPALDEISENSKERSVIGSKNESSTRQLEVDLVEGSEDVSGVSSSTISEHEVSFTLNLYPDGYSIGKPSENEAAHQAVLQDASKLLHPYDKTSETLFLAVESGWLPGDILDGIPCKYVNGTLICEVRDYRKCVSEQGSSIPPRDGIPVVNRVRLRMSLENVVKDIPLISDHSWTYGDFMAMESRILKALQPHLLLDPTPKLDRLCNDPTSTKLNLGLSNLRRKRLRQMPEVTVTSGSRIHGKKVCIDRVPESSSSRLGDSVIISGNMMPQSVPENLTAQNLGPSNMLALGARSFAPDGNVPALPLVSQQTRYQMGVGTPRSMQEQGTGTHVNISGASPAGQDMMISYGDNMNSGASLHGKRENQDGQISPLSSFNKRARLAPVGPDGIQQQQIGLHMDSLHASDVNWKISLSQHQAMVRGLHFGNADIQKYPQQMFEGVMNQNSVPTSISAAQPGVRFGPKEEQFETGKLDGSELSQGKSDVTDSETGHLDPQQSRLQQRLPSHHMRSNFSQSAWSNLSQESRKEEQLQKRKPVQSPRLSAGALPQSPLSSKSGEFSSGSAGPHFGSVAANAAVGSSQKEKSAVTSVPTVGGTPSLTSNANDSLQRQQHQAQVAAKRRSNSLPRTSMMSGIGSPASVSNISVPLNAASPSVGTPPMADQSMLERFSKIEVVTMRHQLNCKKNKIDDYSVRKPNTYSHQNLMGYLSSLPNSEDVKDDASARQLSKSIVGGSMNVCKMRIITFLQPGNVGSYIPKLCTRMIMLEKPSDGTVAMHYGEPEDGDFLSVEDYLPTLPNTHFADLLAAQFCSLMEHEGYIAEDTIQPKPIRMNIASSSHPNAAGIPLSNTAVEVQQYNEAVPVQASNEVKPSLSGNASLNPSQNLLANTRMLPPGNAQALPMSQGLLSTVPMPTRPHQLDPQPLLQQQPPPQLQQQPQQQQQQNQHSLIQQHSQFQRSPMVLPSNPLSHLNTLGQSSNMQLGNHMVNKSSHLQHQLLQQQQQQQLQPQQQQQQQQQQPQQQQPQIQQRKMMMGLGTAMGMGNMGNNMVGLGGLGNTMGIGGARGIGPGISGPMAPISSMNNVGQNPLNLGQTSNINAITQRIRTGQMTPAQAALLSSRFMVQSRTGMLGGPQSGIAGMSGARQMHPGSTGLSMLGQPLNRANTSTMQRSAMGPPKLMSGMNLYVNQQQQLQLQQQQQQQQFQQQQQQQQQQQQQQQLQQQQQQQLQQQQDPSSSLQAVVSPAQVGSPSTMGIPQLNQQAQQQPQQQPSPQQMSQRTPMSPQLSSGAIHALSAGNPEACPASPQLSSQTLGSVGSITNSSLELQGVNKSNSVNNA, via the exons ATGGGGGTATCTTTTAAGGTCTCaaaaactggcactaggtaccatcCAAAACCGGTTATTCTACCAGAGCCTGCTCTTGATGAGATTTCGGAGAATTCCAAGGAGCGCTCTGTGATTGGCTCGAAGAATGAATCCTCTACGAGACAGCTCGAG GTTGACTTAGTTGAGGGCAGTGAGGATGTTTCCGGTGTTTCAAGTTCAACCATCTCTG AGCATGAAGTTTCATTCACGTTGAACCTCTACCCTGATGGATATTCTATTGGAAAGCCTTCAGAG AATGAGGCTGCACATCAGGCTGTACTTCAAGATGCTTCAAAGTTGTTGCATCCATACGATAAGACATCTGAAACTCTCTTTTTG GCAGTTGAGTCTGGTTGGTTGCCTGGAGATATTCTGGATGGTATACCATGCAAATATGTTAACGGCACACTCATATGCGAG GTTCGAGATTATCGAAAATGTGTTTCTGAGCAAGGGTCTAGTATTCCACCCAGGGACGGGATCCCTGTTGTAAATAGAGTGCGCCTTAGGATGTCATTGGAGAATGTAGTGAAGGATATCCCTTTGATCTCAGATCATTCTTGGACTTACGGTGATTTCATGGCAA TGGAATCCCGAATATTGAAAGCCTTGCAACCACATCTTCTTCTAGATCCTACTCCCAAATTGGATAGGCTATGTAATGACCCAACTTCCACAAAG CTCAATTTGGGTCTGAGCAACTTGCGGAGAAAAAGATTGAGACAGATGCCCGAAGTTACTGTAACATCTGGTAGCAGAATCCATGGGAAGAAAGTTTGTATAGATCGAGTGCCAGAAAGCTCAAGCAGCAGGTTAGGAGATTCAGTAATTATTTCTGGCAATATGATGCCACAGAGTGTCCCAGAGAATCTGACTGCTCAAAACCTTGGCCCAAGCAACATGTTAGCCCTAGGAGCAAGAAGTTTTGCACCTGATGGCAATGTTCCAGCACTACCATTGGTTTCACAGCAAACAAGGTATCAGATGGGGGTGGGCACCCCTAGAAGTATGCAGGAGCAAGGGACAGGGACTCATGTTAATATTTCAGGAGCTTCCCCTGCTGGGCAGGACATGATGATCTCATATGGCGACAATATGAATTCTGGTGCTTCACTTCATGGTAAGAGGGAGAATCAAGATGGGCAAATTTCACCCTTATCCAGTTTTAATAAGAGAGCAAGGCTTGCCCCAGTGGGTCCTGATGGAATTCAACAGCAGCAGATAGGCCTCCATATGGACAGCCTTCATGCATCCGATGTGAACTGGAAGATTTCTTTATCACAGCACCAAGCAATGGTAAGAGGATTGCATTTTGGTAATGCAGACATTCAGAAATATCCCCAGCAGATGTTTGAAGGGGTTATGAATCAAAATAGTGTGCCAACATCGATTTCTGCGGCACAGCCAGGTGTAAGGTTTGGTCCCAAGGAAGAACAGTTTGAGACAGGAAAGCTGGATGGCTCAGAGCTAAGTCAGGGTAAAAGTGATGTAACAGATTCAGAAACAGGCCATCTGGATCCACAGCAGTCACGGCTACAGCAAAGATTACCATCTCATCACATGAGATCAAATTTCTCTCAGTCAGCATGGAGCAATCTCAGCCAAGAGTCAAGGAAGGAGGAACAACTCCAGAAGAGGAAACCAGTGCAGAGTCCCCGGTTGTCTGCTGGGGCTTTGCCTCAATCACCATTATCATCAAAATCCGGGGAATTTTCTAGCGGCTCTGCCGGTCCCCACTTTGGATCGGTTGCAGCCAATGCTGCAGTTGGATCATCACAAAAGGAGAAGTCAGCTGTCACCTCAGTTCCTACTGTTGGTGGAACCCCATCTTTGACTTCCAATGCTAATGATTCCTTGCAAAGACAACAACATCAGGCCCAGGTTGCAGCAAAGCGAAGATCTAATTCCCTCCCAAGAACTTCAATGATGAGTGGGATTGGCTCTCCTGCAAGTGTTAGTAACATAAGTGTTCCATTAAATGCAGCTAGTCCTTCAGTTGGAACTCCACCTATGGCTGATCAATCCATGCTTGAAAGGTTCTCAAAGATTGAGGTGGTGACTATGAG GCATCAACTCAACTGCAAGAAAAATAAGATTGATGACTACTCTGTCAGGAAACCCAACACATATTCACATCAAAATCTTATGGGTTATCTCTCTAGTTTACCCAATAGTGAGGATGTGAAGGATGATGCTAGTGCAAGACAATTATCAAAGTCAATTGTAGGTGGCAGCATGAATGTCTGCAAGATGAGAATTATAACTTTTTTGCAGCCAGGGAATGTTGGTTCTTACATTCCTAAGTTATGTACTAGAATGATCATGTTAGAGAAGCCAAGTGATGGTACTGTAGCAATGCATTATGGAGAACCAGAGGATGGTGATTTCCTGTCTGTGGAGGATTATCTTCCAACATTGCCCAATACT CACTTTGCAGATTTGCTTGCAGCACAATTTTGCTCACTG ATGGAACATGAAGGGTATATTGCAGAAGATACTATTCAACCAAAGCCTATCCGCATGAATATTGCCTCAAGTAGTCATCCAAATGCTGCTGGAATCCCTCTTAGTAATACAGCAGTCGAGGTGCAACAGTACAATGAAGCAGTTCCAGTTCAGGCATCCAATGAAGTAAAGCCAAGTCTTAGTGGTAATGCATCCCTTAATCCATCCCAGAATCTATTAGCAAATACTAGGATGCTGCCTCCTGGAAATGCTCAAGCCTTGCCAATGTCCCAAGGTCTCTTGTCTACAGTTCCAATGCCTACAAGACCACATCAGCTAGACCCACAACCATTGCTTCAGCAGCAACCACCACCACAGCTGCAGCAGCAACCacaacagcagcagcagcaaaATCAGCATTCCTTGATTCAACAGCATTCACAGTTCCAGAGGTCACCAATGGTGCTTCCATCTAATCCACTCTCTCACTTGAACACACTTGGTCAGAGTTCTAATATGCAGCTGGGTAATCACATGGTCAACAAGTCTTCTCACCTCCAGCATCAGCTGTTACAACAGCAGCAGCAACAGCAGCTACaaccacagcagcagcagcaacaacaacaacagcagccacagcagcagcagccACAGATACAACAGAGGAAAATGATGATGGGGCTTGGGACAGCAATGGGAATGGGAAATATGGGCAACAATATGGTTGGCCTAGGAGGCCTGGGCAATACAATGGGCATTGGAGGTGCAAGGGGAATAGGACCTGGAATCTCTGGACCAATGGCGCCTATATCGAGTATGAACAATGTTGGCCAAAACCCATTGAATCTGGGCCAAACTTCAAATATTAATGCAATAACTCAGCGTATCCGTACTGGACAAATGACTCCGGCACAAGCTGCTCTGCTGTCATCAAGATTTATGGTACAGAGCAGAACTGGTATGCTAGGGGGCCCTCAGTCAGGCATAGCTGGGATGTCAGGAGCCAGACAGATGCACCCAGGTTCTACTGGGCTTTCCATGCTGGGCCAGCCTTTGAACCGAGCTAATACAAGTACAATGCAGCGGAGTGCAATGGGTCCACCAAAATTGATGTCAGGGATGAACCTCTATGTCAACCAACAGCAGCAACTGCAgttacaacaacaacaacaacaacaacaattccAGCAGCAACAGCAACAACAGCAACAGCAACAGCAACAGCAACAATTGCAACAGCAGCAACAACAGCAGCTGCAGCAGCAGCAAGATCCATCCTCATCACTACAGGCTGTTGTCTCACCTGCACAAGTAGGCTCACCATCAACCATGGGGATTCCACAACTGAACCAACAAGCACAGCAACAACCCCAGCAGCAACCTAGTCCACAGCAAATGAGCCAGCGAACCCCAATGAGTCCACAGCTGAGTTCTGGAGCAATCCATGCATTAAGTGCTGGTAATCCAGAAGCTTGTCCTGCTAGTCCGCAGTTGAGCTCTCAGACCCTTGGCTCAGTTGGAAGCATCACAAATTCTTCATTGGAGCTCCAAGGTGTAAACAAAAGCAATTCTGTTAATAATGCATAG
- the LOC110634280 gene encoding 3-oxoacyl-[acyl-carrier-protein] synthase II, chloroplastic-like — MAVSSLSSPLCSWFLAVCMSMTCKEDSSIFQSPKRMTKKSRRKKLIGSVHYSQNLFSSFQVSSMHSLMSSCLSFEPCEVFYNSNRSSSSLHNIFSLFGSKSSNRIQMQKNGAVHSGGVAVSVQPEKENILKKKPPTKHRRVVVTGLGVVTSIGQDADTFYNNLLDGVSGISEIEAFDCSQFPTKIAGEIKSFSPDGWVSPKLLKRADKYALYLLTAGKKALEDGGITEQVMNVLDKTRCGIIIGSALGGMKVFNDAIEALRVSYKKMNPFCVPFATTNVGSAILAVDLGWMGPNYSISSACATSNFCILNSANHIIRGETDLMLCGGSDAAIIPIGLGGFVACRTLSQRNNDPTKASRPWDTNRDGFVLGEGAGVLLLEELEHAKRRGAKIYSEFLGGSFTCDAYHMTEPHPDGMGIALCIEQALAQSGVSKEDVNYINAHATSTQTGDRTEFQALVRCFGQNPELRVNSTKSMIGHLLGASGAVEAVATVKAIQTGWVHPNINLENPDKAVDKALLVGAKKERLNITVALSNSLGFGGHNSSILFAPYK; from the exons ATGGCTGTTTCTTCTTTATCCTCCCCTCTGTGCTCTTGGTTTCTTGCAGTTTGCATGTCTATGACTTGCAAGGAAGATTCCTCTATATTTCAGTCTCCAAAGAGGATGACCAAGAAGTCCAGACGCAAGAAGCTCATTGGTTCAGTCCATTATTCACAGAACTTATTTTCATCTTTCCAAGTATCTAGCATGCATAGTTTGATGAGTTCCTGCCTATCCTTCGAGCCATGTGAGGTGTTCTACAATTCAAATAGGTCATCTTCATCTTTGCACAATATTTTCTCACTCTTTGGATCAAAATCATCAAATAGAATACAAATGCAGAAGAATGGTGCAGTCCACTCCG GTGGTGTGGCCGTGTCTGtgcaacctgaaaaggaaaacatatTGAAGAAGAAACCTCCGACAAAGCATCGCCGGGTGGTTGTGACTGGGTTGGGCGTGGTTACCTCAATAGGTCAAGATGCAGATACATTCTATAATAACCTTCTTGATGGTGTCAGTGGAATAAGTGAGATTGAGGCTTTTGACTGCTCTCAGTTTCCCACT AAAATTGCTGGAGAAATCAAGTCTTTCTCGCCAGATGGATGGGTCTCACCCAAGCTTTTGAAGAGGGCAGATAAATATGCGCTTTACTTGCTTACTGCAGGCAAGAAAGCCTTGGAAGATGGTGGAATTACAGAACAAGTTATGAATGTGTTGGATAAAACTAGATGTGGGATTATAATTGGCTCTGCATTGGGAGGCATGAAA GTTTTTAATGATGCAATTGAAGCGTTGAGGGTTTCATATAAAAAGATGAATCCATTTTGTGTACCATTTGCAACAACTAATGTGGGTTCAGCTATACTAGCAGTGGATTTG GGATGGATGGGCCCTAACTACTCGATCTCTTCTGCTTGTGCAACTAGCAACTTTTGTATACTTAATTCAGCAAACCACATCATCAGAGGTGAAACA GATTTAATGCTTTGTGGTGGTTCTGATGCAGCGATTATTCCAATAG GCTTGGGAGGTTTTGTGGCTTGCAGAACTCTATCACAAAGGAATAATGATCCAACCAAAGCCTCACGCCCCTGGGATACT AACCGTGATGGGTTTGTTCTTGGAGAAGGAGCTGGTGTTTTGCTTTTAGAAGAGCTAGAACATGCTAAG AGAAGAGGAGCAAAAATTTATTCAGAATTCCTTGGCGGAAGCTTCACTTGTGATGCTTATCACATGACTGAACCTCATCCTGATG GAATGGGAATTGCTCTTTGCATAGAACAAGCCTTAGCTCAATCTGGTGTATCCAAAGAAGATGTAAACTATATAAATGCACATGCCACATCAACACAAACAGGTGATCGTACAGAATTCCAAGCTCTAGTTCGTTGTTTTGGCCAAAACCCTGAG CTAAGAGTGAACTCTACAAAATCCATGATTGGCCACCTACTGGGAGCTTCAGGCGCTGTGGAAGCTGTAGCAACAGTAAAG GCAATACAAACAGGATGGGTCCACCCTAACATCAATCTTGAAAATCCTGACAAAGCTGTG GACAAGGCTTTGCTTGTTGGTGCCAAAAAAGAGCGCTTGAACATCACGGTGGCATTGTCAAACTCTCTCGGATTTGGTGGGCATAATTCTTCCATCTTATTTGCACCTTACAAATGA
- the LOC110634281 gene encoding 25.3 kDa vesicle transport protein SEC22-1: MVKLTMIARVTDGLPLAEGLDDGRDLKDIEIYKQQVKALFKNLTTRQNEPSRLSIETGPYVFHYIIEGRVCYLTMCDRSYPKKLAFQYLEDLKNEFERVNGAQIETAARPYAFIKFDTFIEKTKKLYQDTRTQRNIAKLNDELYEVHQIMTRNVQEVLGVGEKLDQVSEMSSRLTSESRIYADKARDLNRQALIRKWAPVAIVLGVVFLLFWVKTKIW; encoded by the exons ATGGTGAAGCTGACAATGATTGCCCGTGTCACTGATGGCCTTCCACTAGCTGAGGGATTGGATGATGGCCGTGACTTGAAAGATATTGAAATATACAAACAACAAGTGAAGGCTTTGTTTAAGAATCTCACTACACGCCAAAATGAGCCTTCAAGGTTGTCCATTGAAACTGGTCCTTATGTCTTCCA TTATATCATTGAAGGACGTGTTTGTTACCTCACAATGTGTGATCGTTCTTATCCTAAGAAGCTAGCATTTCAGTATTTGGAAGACCTGAAAAATGAATTTGAGCGTGTCAATGGGGCACAGATTGAAACAGCTGCTAGACCATATGCCTTCATTAAATTTG ATACTTTCATAGAGAAAACAAAGAAATTGTACCAGGACACCCGTACTCAGCGGAATATTGCAAAGTTGAATGATGAACTCTATGAAGTTCACCAAATAATGACTCGCAATGTGCAGGAAGTACTCGGTGTTGGTGAAAAACTAGACC AGGTCAGTGAAATGTCCAGTCGGTTAACATCAGAATCTCGCATATATGCTGACAAGGCAAGAGATTTGAATAGGCAG GCCTTAATTAGAAAGTGGGCTCCTGTTGCTATAGTGTTAGGAGTTGTTTTCCTCCTCTTCTGGGTTAAAACGAAGATCTGGTGA
- the LOC110634299 gene encoding S-protein homolog 2-like, with protein sequence MVPTSWAHLSLFLILAIISYNPVLAWRPTPTLTATDSNTDGLLCFKFRVHVINGLSSNNNPLLLHCESLDDDLGNHTLYVGGDFNFKFGLKVLGGKTIFTCDFKWDLKHQHVFVFRDSIEASTCCVGDDNCYWRAQDDGIYFKVDGQQNWEKQYDWLQ encoded by the coding sequence ATGGTTCCAACCAGCTGGGCTCATTTGTCTCTCTTTTTAATCCTAGCAATAATAAGCTATAATCCAGTTCTTGCATGGCGACCCACACCCACGCTAACAGCAACAGATAGTAATACTGATGGGCTGTTATGCTTCAAATTCAGAGTTCATGTCATCAATGGCCTGAGTAGCAATAACAATCCGTTATTGCTGCACTGCGAGTCCTTGGATGATGATCTTGGGAACCATACACTCTACGTGGGAGGGGATTTCAATTTTAAGTTCGGATTGAAAGTATTGGGAGGAAAAACAATATTCACTTGTGATTTTAAATGGGATTTGAAGCATCAGCATGTGTTTGTTTTCAGGGATAGTATAGAAGCCTCTACGTGCTGCGTTGGTGATGATAATTGCTATTGGCGAGCACAAGATGATGGGATCTATTTTAAAGTTGATGGCCAGCAGAATTGGGAGAAGCAATATGACTGGCTTCAATAG